A stretch of Flavobacterium sp. N1994 DNA encodes these proteins:
- a CDS encoding queuosine precursor transporter: MFHSKKDTVYVVLAGIFITNAVVAELIGGKLIHVGSAVMSIGILPWPVVFVTTDLINEYFGQKGVRKLSLITASLIAYTFIILYLAMQIPAVNGEKLVSDEQFNGVFGQSMWIIVGSITAFMASQLIDVSIFHFVKNKTGDKMIWLRSTGSTVISQLFDSFIVLGIAFWMTGKMDTPTFIISAFTGYTVKLIIAVLMTPLIYLGHSLIEKYIAKDGK; this comes from the coding sequence ATGTTTCATTCCAAAAAAGATACCGTTTATGTTGTTCTGGCTGGTATATTTATAACAAATGCTGTTGTTGCCGAATTGATTGGTGGAAAGTTAATCCATGTAGGATCTGCGGTAATGAGTATTGGTATTTTGCCTTGGCCCGTTGTTTTTGTAACCACCGATTTAATCAACGAATATTTTGGACAAAAAGGCGTTAGAAAACTATCACTCATAACCGCAAGTTTAATTGCTTATACTTTTATCATTCTATATTTGGCGATGCAAATTCCGGCCGTCAATGGTGAAAAACTAGTTTCTGATGAACAATTCAATGGAGTCTTTGGGCAAAGTATGTGGATTATTGTGGGGAGTATTACTGCTTTTATGGCTTCTCAGTTGATTGATGTTAGTATTTTTCATTTTGTTAAAAATAAAACGGGGGATAAAATGATTTGGTTAAGAAGTACGGGGTCAACGGTGATTTCGCAATTGTTCGATAGTTTTATTGTGCTTGGAATTGCCTTTTGGATGACAGGGAAAATGGATACCCCAACCTTTATTATTTCTGCATTTACCGGCTATACTGTAAAATTGATTATTGCCGTTTTAATGACACCTTTGATTTATCTTGGCCATTCCTTAATTGAAAAATACATTGCAAAAGATGGAAAATAA
- a CDS encoding DNA-3-methyladenine glycosylase I: MENKMRCAWCEKDDLYRDYHDNEWGNPVYDDATLFEFLVLETFQAGLSWYTILKKRDNFRKAFDQFDYKKVAQYKESKIEELMQDAGIIRNGLKIKGTIANAVAFMKVQEEFGSFSKYIWNFTGGKPIENNIKKMSDVKATTPLSDEISKDLKKRGFKFVGSTVVYAHMQATGMVNDHVEDCWKRSV, encoded by the coding sequence ATGGAAAATAAAATGCGTTGTGCCTGGTGCGAAAAAGACGATTTATATCGTGATTATCATGATAACGAATGGGGGAATCCCGTCTATGATGATGCTACATTATTTGAATTTTTAGTCTTGGAAACTTTTCAAGCAGGGCTTAGTTGGTATACCATTTTGAAAAAAAGAGATAACTTCCGCAAAGCATTTGATCAATTTGATTATAAAAAAGTGGCGCAATACAAAGAATCCAAAATTGAGGAACTGATGCAAGATGCAGGGATTATCCGTAATGGTTTAAAAATTAAAGGGACAATTGCCAACGCTGTAGCCTTTATGAAAGTTCAAGAAGAGTTTGGCAGTTTTTCCAAATACATTTGGAATTTTACAGGAGGAAAACCTATTGAGAATAACATCAAAAAAATGAGTGATGTAAAAGCTACTACTCCTCTTTCGGATGAAATCAGTAAAGATTTAAAAAAACGCGGATTTAAATTTGTTGGCTCTACTGTAGTTTATGCTCACATGCAAGCCACCGGAATGGTAAATGATCATGTTGAAGATTGTTGGAAAAGGAGTGTTTAA
- a CDS encoding YoaK family protein: MFRHKGSRRTFSHNLRLASTLSFIAGIVNIAGVLSVSTLTTNVTGHFAFFAEQISLKNYSKALTFIVFIFFFLAGAFVSNFLVEIVSIKKPRIAHAVPMFLEVILLCAVGLSQNYNPECVAYTLLFAMGLQNALVTKISQSTVRTTHLTGLFTDLGIELSQLFFYKKPIELKRLSVSISLRLSIILFFFIGGVLGGLFYKTYELKILLFAAFVLVIALVFDNIVVYYHMTKRKIKSSFKN; the protein is encoded by the coding sequence ATGTTTCGGCATAAAGGGAGTCGGCGAACATTTTCTCACAATTTGCGATTAGCATCTACTTTATCGTTTATTGCTGGGATTGTTAATATTGCTGGTGTATTGTCTGTTAGCACATTAACCACAAATGTCACGGGGCATTTCGCTTTTTTTGCCGAACAAATTTCACTGAAGAATTATTCCAAAGCGCTTACTTTTATTGTCTTTATTTTTTTCTTTTTGGCGGGTGCTTTTGTTTCAAATTTTTTAGTTGAGATTGTATCTATAAAGAAACCAAGAATAGCTCATGCCGTTCCGATGTTTTTGGAAGTAATACTGCTTTGTGCGGTTGGCTTATCTCAAAACTATAATCCCGAATGTGTTGCTTACACTTTGCTTTTTGCCATGGGTTTACAAAATGCTTTGGTGACAAAAATTTCTCAGTCAACAGTAAGAACCACACACTTAACTGGCTTATTCACTGATTTAGGGATTGAGCTTTCCCAATTGTTCTTTTATAAAAAACCTATTGAGTTAAAGCGTTTGTCTGTTAGCATTTCGTTGAGACTTTCTATTATTTTGTTTTTCTTTATTGGAGGGGTTTTAGGGGGCTTATTTTACAAAACCTACGAATTAAAAATATTGCTTTTTGCAGCATTTGTACTCGTAATAGCCTTGGTTTTTGATAATATCGTGGTGTATTATCATATGACCAAAAGAAAAATAAAATCCAGTTTTAAAAACTAG
- the aat gene encoding leucyl/phenylalanyl-tRNA--protein transferase — MYFLSKELYFPPVDEASYEGILAIGGDLSVERLLLAYRDGIFPWFNEDEPILWWAPPERMVVAPQLYKVSKSIRNLLNQNKFKVTFNQNFKDVILGCQQIERPGQDGTWLSDDFVDSYTKLHEMGIAKSVEVWQNEELVGGLYGVDLGHIFCGESMFSIVSNASKIAFVTLIEHLKNNNYKLLDCQVHNDHLEKLGAFEISRETFMKVLKSEKSSF; from the coding sequence ATGTATTTTCTATCCAAAGAACTCTATTTTCCTCCTGTTGATGAAGCTTCCTACGAAGGAATTCTTGCTATTGGAGGCGATTTGTCGGTTGAGCGCTTGTTATTGGCTTATCGTGATGGAATTTTTCCTTGGTTTAATGAAGACGAACCCATACTTTGGTGGGCTCCTCCAGAAAGAATGGTAGTTGCACCGCAGTTATACAAGGTTTCTAAAAGTATTCGGAATCTCCTTAATCAGAATAAATTTAAAGTTACTTTCAATCAGAATTTTAAGGATGTAATTTTAGGTTGCCAGCAAATTGAGCGTCCAGGTCAAGATGGAACGTGGCTTTCTGATGATTTTGTCGATTCTTATACCAAGCTTCACGAAATGGGTATTGCTAAATCAGTCGAAGTATGGCAAAATGAGGAATTAGTCGGCGGATTATATGGCGTTGATTTAGGACACATTTTTTGTGGGGAAAGTATGTTTTCAATAGTTTCTAATGCCAGTAAAATAGCTTTTGTCACACTTATAGAACATTTAAAAAACAACAATTATAAACTATTGGATTGTCAAGTTCATAATGATCATTTGGAAAAATTAGGGGCATTTGAGATTTCGAGAGAAACGTTTATGAAAGTTTTAAAATCGGAAAAATCTAGTTTTTAA
- a CDS encoding DUF3127 domain-containing protein: MEVTGKIKVVNAEQQVSASFRKRELVVATEEQYPQFISINFVQDKCDLLNNYNVGDAVKVAINLRGREWVNPQGETKYFNDIQGWRIEKLQAEAPAAGMAPMPPAEAFAPATNFNEEEHDDLPF; the protein is encoded by the coding sequence ATGGAAGTTACCGGGAAAATTAAGGTGGTAAATGCTGAGCAACAAGTGAGTGCTAGCTTTAGAAAAAGAGAATTGGTTGTGGCTACAGAAGAGCAATATCCGCAATTTATCAGCATCAACTTTGTCCAAGACAAATGTGATTTGTTGAACAATTATAATGTAGGGGATGCGGTAAAAGTAGCCATCAATTTGAGAGGAAGAGAATGGGTAAACCCACAAGGAGAAACCAAATATTTCAACGATATTCAAGGTTGGAGAATTGAAAAATTACAAGCAGAAGCTCCAGCAGCAGGAATGGCTCCAATGCCACCAGCAGAAGCATTTGCTCCAGCAACCAACTTCAACGAAGAAGAACACGACGATTTACCTTTTTAA
- a CDS encoding flavin reductase family protein, with protein sequence MLSFEPHTLSPAELQGYLQSAVAPRPIAFASTMDKNGKPNLSPFSFFNVFSSNPPILVFSPARRVRNNTTKHTLENCETTKEVVINVVNYDIVQQASLSSTEYPDGVNEFVKSGLTMLHSDMVKPYRVAESPVQMECKVNEIIALGNQGGAGNLIICEVIKIHINEKVLDAQNRIDQNKIDLVSRLGGNWYSRSNQGLFEVEKPLTTLGIGVDSVPDFVKKSPVFDGNDLGKLGNVEALPTQEEITIFVQQNFAVKGVLSSDDEKKIHQKAKEYLNNNDALSAWKVLLAKQ encoded by the coding sequence ATGCTTAGTTTCGAACCACATACATTGTCACCAGCAGAATTACAAGGATATTTGCAAAGTGCTGTAGCCCCAAGACCAATTGCTTTCGCCAGTACAATGGATAAAAACGGGAAACCTAATTTGTCACCCTTTAGTTTTTTTAATGTGTTCAGTTCTAATCCGCCAATATTGGTTTTTTCTCCAGCACGACGCGTTAGAAATAACACTACAAAACATACACTAGAAAATTGTGAAACCACAAAAGAAGTCGTAATCAATGTGGTAAATTACGATATTGTACAACAAGCTTCTTTGTCGAGTACGGAATATCCTGATGGAGTAAATGAGTTTGTAAAATCGGGATTGACGATGCTTCATTCGGATATGGTAAAACCTTATCGTGTTGCCGAAAGTCCGGTACAAATGGAATGCAAAGTCAATGAAATTATAGCCTTGGGAAATCAAGGAGGAGCTGGAAATTTAATTATCTGCGAAGTGATTAAAATTCACATCAATGAAAAGGTCCTAGATGCTCAAAATAGGATTGACCAAAATAAAATTGATTTAGTTTCTCGTTTAGGAGGGAATTGGTATTCGCGTTCTAATCAAGGGCTGTTTGAAGTCGAAAAACCATTGACAACTCTGGGAATTGGAGTAGATTCAGTTCCTGATTTTGTCAAAAAAAGTCCTGTTTTTGACGGGAATGATTTAGGTAAATTAGGAAATGTTGAAGCATTGCCAACACAAGAAGAAATTACTATATTTGTACAACAAAATTTTGCTGTTAAAGGAGTTTTGAGTTCGGATGATGAAAAGAAAATTCACCAAAAAGCAAAAGAATATTTAAATAATAATGACGCACTCTCTGCTTGGAAAGTGCTTTTAGCAAAACAATAA
- a CDS encoding sensor histidine kinase — MQFSEKRNISRWIIIMTSFFIVVLILWNTYSFFQIFKDEERIKMENWALAQKKINSADPNADVDMELPFQIIREPNIPIIVTEKDSIINTNNIDPDILKDKVKLYAFLQKLKNQNEPIVMRISENQTHNLYYGDSSLLNKLKYYPIALLLIIFLFGAVVYNFYKSTKMATQNKLWAGMAKETAHQIGTPLSSLLGWLEIMKADNVDETTVSEIEKDINRLQTIADRFSKIGSEPILEPKDIIAETEQSFDYLRSRFSKQVTFTFEAPKEPIMVSLNTALHSWTIENLVKNAIDAMRGKGRLLIVIENENNLVKIIVTDSGKGIPKKQFKRIFEPGFTTKKRGWGLGLSLTKRIVEEYHKGKIKVLNSEVGKGTTIQVSYKKISG, encoded by the coding sequence ATGCAGTTTTCCGAAAAAAGAAATATCTCCCGTTGGATTATCATTATGACCTCATTCTTTATTGTGGTTTTGATTCTTTGGAATACCTATTCTTTTTTTCAAATTTTTAAAGACGAAGAACGTATTAAAATGGAAAATTGGGCCTTAGCTCAAAAAAAAATTAATAGCGCTGATCCCAATGCAGATGTTGATATGGAACTCCCTTTTCAAATTATTCGGGAACCTAATATTCCTATCATTGTAACTGAAAAAGATTCTATAATTAATACCAATAATATCGATCCCGATATTTTAAAAGATAAGGTTAAACTTTATGCTTTTTTGCAAAAATTAAAAAATCAAAATGAGCCGATTGTGATGCGGATTTCTGAAAATCAGACGCATAATCTGTATTATGGCGATTCTTCTTTGCTCAACAAACTGAAATACTATCCTATTGCGTTGCTTTTGATTATTTTTCTATTTGGCGCTGTTGTTTACAACTTCTACAAAAGCACCAAAATGGCCACTCAAAATAAGCTTTGGGCTGGAATGGCAAAGGAAACAGCACATCAAATTGGCACACCTTTATCTTCCTTATTAGGTTGGCTCGAAATTATGAAAGCCGATAATGTGGATGAAACTACGGTGAGTGAGATTGAGAAAGACATTAATCGTTTACAGACCATTGCCGATAGATTTTCAAAAATTGGTTCAGAACCCATATTAGAACCTAAAGATATTATTGCTGAAACTGAGCAGTCGTTTGATTATTTGAGATCGAGGTTTTCAAAACAAGTTACTTTTACTTTTGAAGCTCCAAAAGAACCTATCATGGTTTCACTCAATACGGCATTGCATAGTTGGACAATAGAGAATTTAGTCAAAAATGCCATTGATGCGATGCGGGGAAAAGGCAGACTATTAATAGTAATTGAAAATGAAAATAATTTGGTAAAAATTATAGTGACAGATAGCGGTAAAGGCATCCCAAAAAAACAATTCAAACGTATTTTTGAACCTGGTTTTACTACCAAAAAAAGAGGTTGGGGATTAGGACTCTCTTTAACCAAAAGAATCGTTGAAGAATATCACAAAGGGAAAATAAAAGTGTTGAATTCCGAAGTTGGAAAAGGCACCACCATACAGGTTTCTTATAAAAAAATTAGTGGTTAA
- a CDS encoding transglutaminase domain-containing protein, whose amino-acid sequence MRLILVFSFLFLTQFSIGQTSEGYLNIDKTIAKIPDSLTTTTSKIASYITANFKTENEKIRAVYYWTASNISYDVPNMYEPNYLDSQQVKITNTLKSRKGVCIHYAEVFNDIANKAGIKTYIIGGYTKQLGVIATISHAWCASFIDGKWYMFDPTWGSGYVDGKKFVKKFNTTYFKVEPSKMIASHMPFDYLWQFLNAPLTNQEFVSGKSDAKKPKINFDYPSEIDKYEKLPDGEKAFEASKRIEKNGVLNNLISEQLKDKKNEFTVYNQNQNIEKLNGITANYNEAAASLNDFFIFKSKKFKPTQPDDILKKMITDIKDKLVTCRDEVYTVGAVGQQNINNLANLKKLILDALTQVAIEDKFVTEYLGKGLIGRKIMINTKN is encoded by the coding sequence ATGAGACTCATTTTAGTGTTTTCATTTTTATTTCTAACTCAGTTTTCCATTGGGCAAACTAGCGAGGGTTATTTGAATATTGACAAAACCATTGCTAAAATACCAGATAGCTTAACTACGACAACTTCCAAAATTGCAAGTTATATCACTGCCAATTTCAAAACCGAAAACGAAAAGATTAGAGCGGTATATTATTGGACAGCAAGCAACATTTCTTATGACGTTCCTAATATGTATGAACCCAATTATTTGGATTCACAACAAGTAAAAATCACCAATACATTAAAATCTAGAAAAGGGGTTTGTATTCATTATGCTGAAGTCTTTAATGATATTGCTAACAAAGCAGGTATTAAAACCTATATCATTGGCGGATATACTAAACAACTTGGAGTTATCGCTACTATTTCTCATGCTTGGTGTGCTTCATTTATAGACGGAAAATGGTATATGTTCGATCCTACTTGGGGCTCAGGTTATGTTGATGGGAAAAAATTTGTGAAGAAATTCAATACTACTTACTTTAAAGTTGAGCCTAGTAAGATGATTGCATCGCACATGCCTTTTGATTATTTATGGCAGTTTCTAAACGCTCCGTTGACTAATCAAGAGTTTGTTAGTGGGAAGTCAGATGCCAAAAAACCTAAAATAAATTTTGATTACCCATCCGAAATCGACAAGTATGAAAAATTGCCCGATGGTGAAAAGGCTTTTGAAGCTTCAAAGAGAATTGAAAAAAATGGAGTGCTCAATAATTTAATATCAGAACAATTAAAGGATAAAAAAAACGAGTTCACCGTATACAATCAAAATCAAAATATTGAAAAACTAAACGGAATTACAGCCAATTATAATGAAGCAGCTGCTTCTCTTAATGATTTTTTTATTTTTAAAAGCAAGAAATTCAAGCCTACTCAACCAGATGATATACTCAAAAAAATGATAACCGACATTAAGGATAAATTGGTTACTTGTAGAGATGAGGTTTATACTGTGGGTGCTGTTGGTCAGCAAAACATCAATAATTTAGCGAATTTAAAAAAACTGATTTTAGACGCTCTTACTCAAGTTGCGATAGAAGATAAATTTGTAACAGAGTATCTGGGCAAAGGACTTATAGGGAGAAAGATTATGATAAATACCAAAAATTAA
- a CDS encoding HIT family protein — protein MASIFTKIIAGEIPCYKIAEDDNFIAILDVNPNAKGHALCIPKQEINKIFDMEETLYLGLMKFSRKIAKAIEKTVPCKRIGVAVVGLEVPHVHVHLIPLHDMDDMRFQRKVALSQEEFEKLVSDIRSNL, from the coding sequence ATGGCTAGTATTTTTACCAAAATAATTGCTGGAGAAATTCCTTGCTACAAGATAGCAGAGGATGATAATTTCATAGCCATTTTGGATGTAAATCCGAATGCAAAAGGACATGCACTTTGTATTCCAAAACAAGAAATCAATAAGATTTTTGATATGGAGGAAACTCTTTATTTAGGCTTAATGAAATTCTCCCGAAAAATTGCCAAAGCCATTGAAAAAACGGTTCCATGCAAACGAATAGGAGTGGCGGTAGTTGGACTTGAAGTGCCTCACGTTCATGTACACTTGATTCCACTTCATGATATGGATGATATGCGTTTTCAAAGAAAAGTTGCTTTAAGTCAAGAAGAATTCGAAAAGTTAGTTTCGGATATTCGAAGTAATTTATAA
- the greA gene encoding transcription elongation factor GreA: protein MSTVSYYTAEGLKKLREELDQLKSIERPKASQAIAEARDKGDLSENAEYDAAKEAQGMLEMRIAKLEEIHSNARLIDETHLDVSKVLVLSNVKIKNQQNGMEMKYTLVAESEADLKTGKISVTSPIGKGLLGKSVGQIAEITVPNGKLNFEVLEISRD from the coding sequence ATGAGCACAGTATCGTATTACACAGCAGAAGGATTAAAAAAATTAAGAGAAGAATTAGACCAACTTAAAAGTATAGAAAGACCAAAAGCGTCGCAAGCCATTGCTGAAGCTAGAGATAAAGGAGACTTGTCTGAAAATGCAGAATATGATGCTGCAAAAGAAGCTCAAGGAATGCTTGAAATGAGAATCGCCAAACTGGAAGAAATTCATTCCAATGCTAGATTGATTGACGAAACACATCTTGATGTTTCTAAAGTTTTGGTTTTATCTAATGTTAAAATCAAAAATCAGCAAAACGGAATGGAAATGAAATATACCTTAGTAGCTGAAAGCGAAGCAGATTTGAAAACAGGAAAAATTTCTGTTACTTCTCCAATTGGGAAAGGATTATTAGGGAAATCTGTTGGGCAAATAGCTGAAATTACTGTTCCAAATGGAAAATTAAACTTCGAAGTTTTAGAGATTTCTAGAGACTAA
- a CDS encoding TonB-dependent receptor produces the protein MKTLFKFRSKKQEARNKIVTGFFLYSCLFPLFSFSQEKVKDSAKVNQLDEVLVSAVRVTSKTPVSFSNLDKKEIKFRNLGQDIPILMNYMPSVVTTSDAGNGVGYTGIRVRGSDATRVNITINGIPYNDAESSGTYWVNMPDFASSVQSMQLQRGVGTSTNGAGAFGASLILLTDSYSKESSGEISNSFGSFNTRKHTVKFSSGLLNDHFELAGRLSNIDSHGYIDRATSSLKSYFLQGTYVGKTTLIKTLVFGGNEKTYQSWYGIDAQTMADDRTFNYAGMYSDALGNTRFYDNQTDNYQQDHYQLHWSERVSENWSTNVALHYTKGKGYYEEYQNAQNFADYNLTPIVIDGTTINTTDLVRQKWLDNDFYGTTYSINYKKDKLDLIAGGGWNKYEGKHFGKVIWARYASNSELGDHYYDDNATKTDNNIFVKANYQLTKELSLYGDLQYRMVNYRADGVQPVLVDDTFRFFNPKAGLNYSFNDKNTLYFSYAKANREPNRTDYEGGNVKPEKLDDYELGWRYASEKIKWNTNLYYMAYKDQLILTGNLDNVGNPIRSNSEKSYRLGLEIDATIAVSKQVIIRPNFTLSQNKNLDLNVLGNDVGTKNIAYSPSVIAGNILVYKPLESLQLSWLSKFVGEQYLNNIELPAAKLPDYFVNDFNVAYEIKPKSIFKSIVLTGLVNNILDKRYVSNGYMYDVTPYYYPQAGIHFLAGLTLKF, from the coding sequence ATGAAAACTTTATTCAAATTTAGAAGCAAGAAGCAAGAAGCAAGAAACAAGATTGTAACTGGTTTTTTTCTTTACTCTTGTCTCTTTCCACTTTTCTCTTTCTCTCAAGAAAAAGTAAAAGATTCTGCCAAAGTCAACCAACTCGATGAAGTATTGGTTTCCGCAGTTCGGGTTACTTCAAAAACACCAGTTTCGTTCAGCAATCTGGACAAAAAGGAAATCAAATTCCGAAATCTAGGACAAGACATTCCAATTTTAATGAACTACATGCCTTCAGTTGTTACCACTTCAGATGCTGGGAATGGTGTGGGGTATACAGGAATACGTGTCCGCGGAAGCGATGCTACTCGGGTGAATATAACTATTAACGGAATTCCATACAACGATGCCGAAAGTAGTGGAACCTATTGGGTAAATATGCCCGATTTTGCTTCATCAGTGCAAAGTATGCAATTGCAACGTGGCGTAGGGACTTCAACTAATGGTGCTGGAGCTTTTGGCGCGAGTTTGATCTTATTGACCGATAGCTATTCCAAAGAAAGCAGTGGCGAGATTTCAAATTCTTTCGGAAGTTTTAATACCCGAAAACATACTGTTAAATTTAGTTCGGGCTTATTGAACGACCATTTTGAATTGGCAGGAAGATTGTCCAATATTGATTCGCATGGTTATATTGACCGAGCTACATCAAGTTTGAAATCGTATTTCTTGCAAGGAACTTATGTTGGAAAAACCACTTTAATTAAAACCTTAGTTTTTGGCGGAAACGAAAAAACCTATCAGTCCTGGTATGGTATAGATGCTCAAACGATGGCCGATGACAGAACTTTCAATTATGCTGGAATGTATTCAGATGCTCTTGGCAACACGCGTTTTTATGATAATCAAACCGATAATTATCAGCAAGATCATTATCAATTGCACTGGAGTGAAAGAGTTTCTGAAAACTGGAGTACGAATGTCGCTTTGCACTATACCAAAGGGAAAGGCTATTATGAAGAATATCAAAACGCACAAAACTTTGCCGATTATAATCTAACACCAATAGTTATTGACGGAACTACTATCAACACCACCGATTTAGTGCGTCAAAAATGGTTGGATAATGATTTCTATGGCACTACATATTCTATCAATTACAAAAAAGACAAACTTGATTTAATTGCGGGTGGTGGTTGGAATAAATATGAAGGCAAACATTTTGGAAAAGTGATTTGGGCTCGATATGCCTCAAATTCTGAATTGGGTGATCATTACTATGATGACAATGCGACCAAAACAGACAATAACATTTTTGTTAAAGCCAATTATCAATTGACCAAAGAGTTGAGCTTGTATGGTGATTTACAATATAGAATGGTCAATTATCGTGCTGATGGAGTTCAACCTGTTTTGGTTGACGATACTTTCCGTTTTTTCAATCCAAAAGCAGGATTGAATTATAGTTTTAATGATAAGAACACGTTGTATTTCTCTTATGCCAAAGCTAATCGGGAGCCTAATAGAACCGATTATGAAGGAGGAAATGTAAAACCCGAAAAGTTGGATGATTATGAATTAGGTTGGAGATATGCTTCTGAAAAAATAAAATGGAATACCAACCTCTATTACATGGCCTATAAAGACCAATTAATTTTGACTGGAAATCTGGATAATGTTGGCAATCCAATTCGTTCCAATAGTGAAAAAAGCTACCGACTAGGTTTAGAAATAGATGCCACAATAGCCGTCTCAAAACAAGTAATTATTCGTCCGAATTTCACTTTAAGTCAAAATAAAAATCTGGATTTGAATGTGTTAGGAAATGATGTTGGCACCAAAAACATTGCCTATTCCCCTTCAGTAATTGCTGGAAATATTTTAGTTTATAAACCTTTAGAAAGTTTGCAGCTATCTTGGCTTTCAAAATTTGTAGGGGAGCAATACCTAAATAACATTGAATTACCAGCAGCAAAATTACCAGACTATTTTGTAAACGATTTTAATGTGGCTTATGAAATTAAACCCAAATCCATTTTTAAATCTATTGTATTAACAGGTTTAGTGAATAATATTTTGGACAAACGCTATGTTTCCAATGGCTATATGTATGATGTTACTCCTTATTATTATCCGCAAGCGGGAATTCATTTTTTAGCTGGACTAACATTGAAATTTTAG
- the arfB gene encoding alternative ribosome rescue aminoacyl-tRNA hydrolase ArfB — METEKILTEISFKAVRSSGPGGQNVNKVASKVVLTFDLVNSAALDEEEKERAIKKLKSKLTLEGILILNCDEDRSQLKNKTIVTKRFLDLIEKALLVPKKRKPTKIPKSVVEKRLKDKSTLSEIKQNRKKPEL, encoded by the coding sequence ATGGAAACTGAAAAGATACTAACGGAAATAAGCTTCAAAGCCGTTAGAAGTTCGGGACCAGGAGGACAAAACGTAAATAAAGTGGCTTCCAAAGTGGTGCTGACTTTTGATTTAGTGAATTCTGCAGCACTTGACGAAGAGGAAAAGGAACGAGCCATAAAAAAATTAAAATCGAAACTTACTTTAGAAGGCATTTTAATATTAAACTGCGATGAAGATAGAAGTCAGTTAAAGAATAAAACTATCGTAACCAAACGATTTTTAGACCTAATAGAAAAAGCTTTACTAGTTCCAAAGAAAAGAAAACCTACTAAGATTCCAAAGTCGGTTGTAGAAAAGCGATTAAAAGACAAATCCACCCTTTCGGAAATAAAACAAAACCGGAAAAAGCCGGAACTGTAA